The Pirellulales bacterium genome has a segment encoding these proteins:
- a CDS encoding CDGSH iron-sulfur domain-containing protein: protein MSEVRIRCRVNGPLVVEGPVTIVDHEGNAFTISSEKPNVALCRCGQSANKPFCDGAHKQCHFQADNLASRP, encoded by the coding sequence ATGTCCGAAGTTCGCATCCGCTGCCGCGTCAACGGGCCGCTTGTCGTGGAAGGCCCGGTCACGATCGTCGATCACGAGGGAAATGCCTTCACCATTTCATCCGAGAAACCGAACGTGGCTCTGTGCCGCTGCGGTCAATCGGCGAACAAGCCCTTTTGCGACGGCGCGCACAAGCAATGCCATTTCCAGGCTGACAACCTGGCTTCACGGCCGTAA